The proteins below are encoded in one region of Nocardioides marmorisolisilvae:
- the obgE gene encoding GTPase ObgE — protein MAVPTFVDRVRLHVAGGRGGNGVASVHREKFKPLGGPDGGNGGPGGSVILRVDPDVTTLIDYHLGGSRKAEHGGHGAGAHRNGSHGGDLVLAVPDGTVVTDAGGAVLADLVGAGTELVVAQGGRGGLGNAALASSKRKAPGFALLGEPGEERDVVLELKVVADIGLVGFPSAGKSSLIAAISRARPKIADYPFTTLVPNLGVVTAGETTFTVADVPGLIEGASEGRGLGHDFLRHIERCAALVHVVDMATMEPGRTPVDDLDVIEAELSRYGGLDDRPRLVALNKIDVPDGRDLVDMVRDDIEERGWQVLPVSASSHEGLRELTFAMARIVEQRRATQPVTEVQRIVLRPPSTTRGEEFTVAPARTDDGTEGWRVLGEKPERWIRQTDFSNDEAVGFLADRLNRLGVEDRLVAMGAVEGDPVLIGDPDNAVVFDFRPGIEAGAEMLGRRGEDQRFVESRAAAQRRRAIDEAMPERGETETRADVARRLDHADGTDDQPESEDDE, from the coding sequence ATGGCCGTCCCCACCTTCGTGGACCGCGTCAGGTTGCACGTGGCCGGGGGGCGCGGCGGTAACGGCGTCGCCTCGGTCCATCGGGAGAAGTTCAAGCCGCTCGGCGGTCCTGACGGTGGCAACGGCGGCCCCGGCGGCTCGGTGATCCTGCGGGTCGACCCCGACGTCACCACCCTGATCGACTACCACCTCGGCGGCTCACGCAAGGCCGAGCACGGTGGGCACGGTGCCGGCGCACACCGCAACGGCAGCCACGGGGGCGACCTGGTCCTGGCGGTTCCCGACGGCACGGTGGTCACCGACGCCGGTGGCGCGGTGCTGGCGGACCTGGTCGGTGCGGGCACCGAGCTGGTGGTCGCCCAGGGCGGCCGCGGGGGCCTGGGCAACGCGGCGCTGGCCTCCTCCAAGCGCAAGGCGCCCGGCTTCGCCCTGCTCGGTGAGCCCGGTGAGGAGCGCGACGTCGTCCTGGAGCTGAAGGTCGTCGCCGACATCGGCCTGGTCGGCTTTCCCAGTGCCGGCAAGTCCAGCCTGATCGCGGCGATCTCGCGGGCCCGCCCCAAGATCGCCGACTACCCGTTCACCACGCTGGTGCCCAACCTGGGGGTGGTGACGGCAGGGGAGACCACGTTCACCGTCGCCGACGTACCCGGCCTGATCGAGGGCGCCAGCGAGGGCCGCGGGCTCGGGCACGACTTCCTGCGCCACATCGAGCGGTGTGCCGCGCTGGTGCACGTTGTCGACATGGCCACCATGGAGCCGGGCCGCACCCCTGTCGACGACCTCGACGTCATCGAGGCCGAGCTGAGCCGGTACGGCGGCCTCGACGACCGGCCCCGCCTGGTGGCGCTGAACAAGATCGACGTTCCCGACGGGCGCGACCTGGTCGACATGGTCCGCGACGACATCGAGGAGCGCGGCTGGCAGGTGCTCCCGGTCAGCGCGTCCAGCCACGAGGGGCTGCGCGAGCTCACCTTCGCGATGGCACGCATCGTCGAGCAGCGCCGGGCGACCCAGCCGGTGACCGAGGTCCAGCGGATCGTGCTCCGCCCGCCGTCCACCACGCGCGGCGAGGAGTTCACCGTGGCGCCGGCCCGCACCGACGACGGCACGGAGGGTTGGCGGGTGCTCGGGGAGAAGCCGGAGCGCTGGATCCGGCAGACCGACTTCAGCAACGACGAGGCGGTCGGCTTCCTCGCCGACCGGCTCAACCGCCTCGGTGTCGAGGACCGTCTGGTCGCTATGGGCGCCGTCGAAGGTGACCCGGTGCTGATCGGTGACCCGGACAACGCGGTGGTCTTCGACTTCCGGCCCGGGATCGAGGCCGGGGCCGAGATGCTCGGTCGTCGAGGCGAGGACCAGCGCTTCGTCGAGTCCCGGGCAGCGGCACAGCGACGCCGGGCGATCGACGAGGCGATGCCCGAGCGCGGCGAGACCGAGACGCGTGCCGATGTCGCACGGCGGTTGGACCACGCGGACGGGACCGACGACCAGCCCGAGTCCGAGGACGACGAGTGA